In Gimesia sp., the following are encoded in one genomic region:
- the coxB gene encoding cytochrome c oxidase subunit II: MGKGWCLFFLFWPVAAVVSCAMAPMVGWSFPYDNAQAASNLGIRIDGLFYLILLVTAVVFVGTQAVLVYALWRGSNNRDERATYTHGNHKLELIWSIIPGVILLFLALYQMNLWADFRIKKYFPEAAVKAPIAEVTARQFEWRFRYPAIGKKLQPKPQADDLYSVNELHVPFGKPVMIQLRSEDVQHSFFLPALRIKQDALPGLQIPVWFEANKEGVYDLVCAELCGWGHYKMKAHVIVESEADYQNYLKNLTQQQFYDGLGKIAANENDSESEATEK; this comes from the coding sequence GTGGGTAAAGGATGGTGTTTATTTTTTCTGTTCTGGCCGGTGGCGGCTGTCGTATCCTGTGCGATGGCTCCCATGGTGGGCTGGTCGTTTCCCTACGATAACGCCCAGGCAGCCAGTAACCTCGGAATCCGCATCGACGGGCTGTTTTACCTGATCCTGCTCGTGACCGCGGTCGTTTTCGTCGGTACACAGGCGGTACTCGTTTATGCTCTCTGGCGTGGTTCCAATAATCGCGACGAACGGGCTACCTACACCCACGGTAACCACAAACTGGAACTGATCTGGTCCATCATCCCCGGCGTGATTCTGTTGTTCCTCGCCCTGTATCAGATGAACCTCTGGGCCGATTTCCGTATCAAGAAATACTTCCCCGAAGCAGCCGTCAAAGCACCGATCGCGGAAGTCACCGCACGTCAGTTCGAATGGCGTTTCCGTTACCCCGCCATCGGCAAGAAACTACAACCCAAGCCGCAGGCCGACGATCTCTATTCGGTTAACGAACTGCACGTCCCCTTCGGCAAGCCGGTCATGATTCAGCTCCGCAGCGAAGACGTTCAGCACTCGTTCTTCCTGCCCGCCCTGCGAATCAAACAGGACGCCCTGCCCGGCCTGCAGATCCCGGTCTGGTTCGAAGCCAACAAAGAAGGCGTCTATGACCTGGTCTGTGCCGAACTCTGTGGCTGGGGTCACTACAAGATGAAAGCCCACGTGATTGTGGAATCAGAAGCAGACTACCAGAACTATCTGAAAAATCTCACCCAACAGCAGTTTTACGACGGGCTGGGCAAGATTGCCGCCAACGAGAATGATTCTGAGAGTGAGGCAACCGAGAAATGA
- a CDS encoding cytochrome c, whose protein sequence is MRFGLSRLSLLLLFPLFSLTGCEQPQVNFVFSEKTNELVPEAAKPVKEALVRQFGNPFELTQFEGLPTDFGDVEGSVKTVQSSSGDEKLIRFQVEGLQDAYPKLLGLPLEWTSGKGQGQISRIKEYNYETGTIAVDKTADIEPQPGDTFLVECTRLQFGRDLYNRHCMHCHGMSGEGTGPTSRYLNPPPRDFRQGIYKYTSTKPTAKAQNADLERTVKEGIAGTYMPSFKLLTEDEVSAIVNYVVWLSIRGETEKKIVDELFFDYSKEVVAERTSEDGGESREDVMEELKEYMELDFPDTLEFATSSVAEAWEEANMEDAVVVPETPRVPDTPESRERGRKLYLGDKTKCATCHGLQGRGNGTATQDFWTNPATNEKYPNRGLHDIWGNQLPPRDLHRGIYRGGRRPIDVYRRMYSGIKGTPMPAFGGPLSDEELWDLVNYVMSLPYSSK, encoded by the coding sequence GTGAGATTTGGGTTAAGTCGTCTAAGCTTGTTGCTCCTCTTTCCGTTGTTCAGTCTGACCGGGTGCGAACAGCCTCAGGTCAACTTCGTCTTTTCCGAAAAGACCAACGAACTCGTTCCGGAAGCCGCCAAACCGGTGAAAGAAGCATTGGTCAGACAGTTTGGCAATCCCTTTGAACTCACTCAGTTTGAAGGGCTCCCCACCGACTTCGGCGACGTTGAAGGCTCCGTCAAAACCGTCCAGTCCAGCTCCGGCGACGAGAAATTAATCCGCTTCCAGGTCGAAGGCCTGCAGGACGCTTACCCCAAGCTGCTGGGGCTCCCCCTGGAATGGACCTCGGGCAAGGGACAGGGACAGATCTCCCGCATCAAAGAATACAACTACGAAACCGGCACCATCGCCGTGGACAAGACCGCAGACATCGAGCCCCAGCCCGGAGACACCTTTCTGGTGGAATGCACGCGGCTGCAGTTCGGTCGCGATCTCTACAATCGCCACTGCATGCACTGTCACGGCATGAGCGGTGAAGGCACCGGGCCGACCTCACGCTACCTGAATCCTCCGCCCCGCGATTTCCGCCAGGGCATCTACAAATACACGTCGACCAAACCAACGGCCAAAGCACAGAATGCCGACTTGGAACGCACTGTCAAAGAAGGTATCGCGGGCACCTATATGCCCTCCTTCAAACTGCTCACAGAAGATGAAGTCTCCGCAATCGTAAACTACGTCGTCTGGCTTTCCATTCGCGGAGAAACCGAAAAGAAAATCGTCGATGAACTCTTCTTCGACTATTCCAAGGAAGTGGTCGCCGAACGAACCAGTGAGGACGGCGGCGAATCTCGCGAAGACGTCATGGAAGAGCTCAAGGAATACATGGAACTCGACTTCCCGGACACACTCGAATTCGCGACCTCCAGCGTTGCGGAAGCCTGGGAAGAAGCCAACATGGAAGACGCCGTGGTCGTGCCCGAAACCCCACGGGTTCCCGACACCCCCGAATCACGCGAACGAGGCCGTAAACTCTACCTCGGCGATAAAACCAAGTGCGCCACCTGCCACGGCCTCCAGGGACGCGGCAACGGAACGGCGACTCAAGACTTCTGGACCAATCCGGCCACGAATGAAAAATATCCCAACCGCGGACTGCACGACATCTGGGGCAACCAGTTACCGCCCCGCGATCTGCACCGCGGCATTTATCGAGGTGGACGCCGTCCGATCGACGTTTACCGACGAATGTATTCCGGCATTAAGGGAACACCGATGCCGGCCTTCGGTGGTCCGCTTTCGGATGAAGAATTGTGGGACCTGGTCAACTACGTGATGAGCCTGCCGTATTCCAGCAAATAA
- a CDS encoding glutamate cyclase domain-containing protein, whose amino-acid sequence MGNPQTELIREFDRLIRRDPGKRGLIDSEARFGPLCTDHLLRAAQDLVQAGTHVAITTGFYIPAAEIPSAETDGPPGSILLAMVLQECGIQTSIVTDALCAPVVAATARAFAYPESQIDVIKGDDPDWVTRFYATRKVSHLVAVERVGPSHTPDSWGRQERVAGLEPTAFHEKVPCDHHDRCHNMRGEIIDSHTAPLHQLFERLTDFFPEAKSIGVGDGGNEIGMGAIAWEELARRIASAHAGLIPCRVATDWNIVAGTSNWGALALAASVALLKDRSATLFRWQQEEQLRILEVMVREANAVDGVTRQREATVDGLPFLTYMQPWEGILSFLAR is encoded by the coding sequence ATGGGCAACCCGCAAACGGAACTGATTCGAGAATTTGATCGCCTGATCCGCCGGGATCCGGGCAAACGGGGGCTCATTGATTCGGAAGCCCGGTTTGGGCCTTTGTGCACTGATCATTTACTCCGTGCCGCCCAGGACCTGGTGCAGGCAGGCACCCATGTCGCGATTACCACCGGTTTTTATATTCCCGCTGCGGAAATCCCGTCTGCAGAGACGGATGGCCCGCCGGGATCGATTCTGCTGGCGATGGTACTGCAGGAGTGTGGCATTCAGACATCCATTGTCACTGATGCGTTGTGTGCGCCCGTGGTGGCAGCGACGGCGCGGGCATTTGCTTATCCGGAGAGCCAGATCGATGTAATAAAGGGGGATGACCCCGACTGGGTGACCCGGTTTTATGCGACCCGGAAGGTCAGCCATCTGGTAGCGGTGGAACGGGTCGGCCCCAGCCATACCCCGGACTCCTGGGGCCGACAGGAGCGGGTGGCTGGTTTGGAGCCGACCGCATTTCACGAAAAAGTCCCCTGCGACCACCATGATCGCTGTCACAACATGCGGGGAGAGATCATTGATTCTCATACGGCGCCTCTGCACCAGCTGTTTGAACGACTGACCGATTTTTTTCCGGAAGCGAAGTCGATCGGGGTCGGAGATGGCGGAAATGAGATCGGGATGGGGGCGATTGCCTGGGAAGAACTGGCCCGCCGGATCGCTTCGGCGCATGCGGGATTGATTCCGTGCCGGGTGGCTACGGACTGGAACATCGTGGCGGGAACGAGTAACTGGGGGGCGTTGGCCCTGGCGGCGTCGGTCGCGTTGTTAAAAGATCGGAGTGCGACCCTGTTTCGCTGGCAGCAGGAGGAACAGTTGCGGATTCTGGAAGTGATGGTCCGTGAAGCGAATGCCGTCGATGGTGTGACCCGTCAACGGGAAGCGACGGTGGACGGGCTCCCCTTTCTGACTTACATGCAGCCCTGGGAGGGGATTCTCTCATTTCTGGCCCGCTGA
- a CDS encoding M1 family metallopeptidase yields MNALRNLSTRLLVTSRFLMLTLLLLSGSTLYGQAVSNDKFKQEDKFRQLDEVLPTPNGFRNASGAPGEKYWQQQADYEIDVELDDKLQKIIGSEKITYTNNSPDTLSYLWLQLDTNILSYDSDAHLTGTDSPLGKVGYKSMQQLMAKETFDGSMKVTAVLDAEGNKLSYQIIKTMMRIDLPRPLKTGESTQFSVDWSYLINDSESRPARTGYEYFKDDKNFLYEIAHWYPRMAAYTDNTGWQHKQFLGRGEFTLEFGDFLTRITVPDDHVVASSGVLQNPGEVLTETQRKRLDEAKTAKKPMFIITPEEAKANEKSKPKGKKTWVFKADNVRDFAFASSRKFIWDAQGHQLEGKAEPIMAMSYYPNEGEPLWSRYSTHAIIHTLNVFSKYTFPYPYPVAISVNGPVGGMEYPMICFNGPRPEKDGTYSKRTKYGLISVIIHEVGHNYFPMIVNSDERQWTWMDEGITTFLQFLTEQEWEDEYPSRRGEPRDMVDYMKSGYQVPIMTNSESILQFGNNAYGKPATALNVLRETVLGRELFDYAFKEYSRRWMFKRPTPADFFRTMEDASGVDLDWFWRGWFYTTDHTDMAIENVRQYQLETGDPYVDKVRRKKRRDEEPESLSEMRNKKLPKRTEKFPELKDFYNEYDELDVTDADRKKFESHLKELDADEKKLLETQNYFYLVDLKNHGGLVMPVILKLTFDDNSSRMLRIPAEIWRYNNQSVSKLILTEKPLKSLTLDPHRETADTQLSNNEFPRTIGKSFFQLEKSKKSKNEMQKQRQAEEEEKKKDDTKPAEKKEE; encoded by the coding sequence ATGAACGCTCTCCGCAATCTGTCCACCCGGCTCCTGGTGACTTCCCGTTTCTTAATGCTGACCCTGTTGCTCCTTTCCGGATCGACGCTCTACGGGCAGGCCGTCAGTAACGATAAATTCAAGCAGGAAGACAAATTCCGACAGCTGGATGAAGTGCTGCCGACGCCAAACGGGTTTCGGAATGCATCCGGCGCACCGGGAGAAAAGTACTGGCAGCAGCAGGCAGATTATGAGATCGATGTGGAGCTGGACGACAAGCTGCAGAAGATCATCGGTTCGGAAAAGATTACTTACACGAATAATTCGCCCGATACGTTGAGCTATCTCTGGCTGCAGCTGGATACGAATATTCTGTCTTACGACTCAGATGCACACCTGACCGGAACGGATTCTCCCTTGGGGAAAGTGGGCTACAAGTCGATGCAGCAGTTGATGGCCAAAGAGACATTTGACGGCAGCATGAAGGTGACTGCGGTCCTGGATGCCGAGGGGAACAAACTGTCGTATCAGATTATCAAAACCATGATGCGGATCGATCTGCCCCGCCCGCTGAAAACGGGGGAGAGCACACAGTTTTCCGTGGACTGGAGTTACCTGATCAACGATTCCGAGAGCCGTCCCGCGCGAACCGGTTACGAGTATTTCAAAGACGATAAGAACTTTCTGTATGAAATCGCCCACTGGTATCCGCGCATGGCGGCTTACACCGACAACACGGGCTGGCAGCATAAGCAGTTCCTGGGCCGCGGAGAATTCACGCTGGAGTTTGGTGACTTTCTGACGCGGATCACGGTGCCCGACGATCATGTGGTCGCGTCCTCCGGGGTACTACAGAATCCGGGAGAGGTACTGACCGAGACGCAGCGGAAGCGTCTGGATGAAGCCAAAACTGCGAAAAAGCCGATGTTTATCATCACTCCCGAAGAAGCGAAAGCGAACGAGAAATCAAAGCCGAAAGGCAAGAAGACCTGGGTCTTCAAGGCGGACAATGTCCGTGATTTCGCCTTTGCCAGCTCGCGTAAATTTATCTGGGATGCCCAGGGACATCAGCTGGAGGGTAAGGCTGAGCCGATTATGGCCATGTCGTATTACCCCAACGAAGGGGAGCCGCTCTGGAGCAGGTATTCGACGCACGCCATCATTCATACGTTGAATGTTTTTTCGAAGTATACCTTTCCCTATCCCTACCCGGTGGCGATTTCCGTTAACGGCCCGGTGGGGGGCATGGAATATCCGATGATCTGCTTTAACGGTCCCCGTCCCGAAAAGGATGGCACTTATTCCAAGCGGACCAAGTACGGGTTGATCTCGGTTATTATTCACGAAGTCGGACACAACTATTTCCCGATGATCGTCAACAGTGACGAGCGTCAGTGGACGTGGATGGATGAAGGGATCACGACGTTCCTGCAGTTTCTGACCGAGCAGGAGTGGGAAGACGAATATCCGTCCCGCCGCGGGGAACCCCGTGACATGGTGGATTACATGAAGAGCGGTTACCAGGTACCGATCATGACGAACTCAGAGTCGATCCTGCAGTTTGGTAACAATGCCTATGGCAAGCCGGCGACGGCGCTGAATGTGCTGCGGGAAACCGTGCTCGGCCGCGAACTGTTCGATTACGCGTTCAAGGAATATTCCCGTCGCTGGATGTTCAAACGGCCGACGCCTGCGGACTTCTTCCGCACCATGGAAGACGCGTCCGGCGTCGATCTGGACTGGTTCTGGCGGGGCTGGTTTTACACAACCGACCATACCGACATGGCAATCGAGAACGTGCGGCAGTATCAATTGGAGACTGGAGATCCCTACGTGGATAAGGTCCGGCGGAAGAAGCGTCGCGATGAAGAGCCCGAGTCGCTGTCGGAGATGCGGAACAAAAAGCTGCCTAAACGGACCGAAAAGTTTCCGGAGCTGAAGGATTTCTACAACGAATACGATGAACTCGACGTGACCGATGCGGACCGCAAGAAATTTGAATCTCATCTTAAGGAACTGGACGCCGATGAGAAGAAGCTGCTGGAAACACAGAATTACTTTTACCTCGTCGACTTGAAGAACCATGGCGGACTGGTGATGCCCGTGATTCTCAAGCTGACTTTTGACGACAACTCCAGCCGGATGTTGCGGATTCCGGCGGAAATCTGGCGGTACAACAACCAGAGCGTTTCCAAGCTGATTCTGACTGAGAAGCCCCTCAAAAGCCTGACCCTGGACCCGCACCGGGAGACTGCAGATACACAGCTGTCCAACAACGAGTTCCCCCGGACGATTGGCAAATCTTTCTTCCAGCTGGAAAAATCGAAGAAGTCGAAGAACGAAATGCAGAAACAGCGTCAGGCAGAGGAAGAGGAAAAGAAAAAGGACGACACCAAACCGGCTGAGAAAAAAGAGGAGTAG
- a CDS encoding antibiotic biosynthesis monooxygenase: MTDNQKSPRYAVIFRSRRTQDEAGYAEMATRMEEQARQQPGFLELTSFRAPDGTGVTISYWNSLEAIRAWKQHPEHITAQQLGKDKWYAHYTVEIAKIESVYHFPSPADPGR, encoded by the coding sequence ATGACTGACAACCAGAAATCGCCCCGCTACGCCGTCATTTTTCGCTCCCGGCGAACGCAGGACGAAGCAGGCTATGCTGAGATGGCCACCCGTATGGAAGAACAGGCACGCCAGCAGCCCGGCTTTCTGGAGCTGACCTCGTTTCGTGCCCCCGACGGAACGGGAGTCACAATCTCCTACTGGAACAGCCTGGAGGCCATCCGGGCCTGGAAGCAGCATCCGGAACATATTACAGCACAACAACTTGGGAAAGACAAATGGTACGCCCACTATACGGTCGAAATTGCGAAAATCGAATCCGTGTACCACTTTCCCAGCCCGGCTGATCCCGGCCGGTAA
- a CDS encoding LysR family transcriptional regulator: MHLRNAELFCDVVVHGSFSKAAEVRRVSQSAASQAVHALEKRLGAQLIDRSKRPFELTPAGSIYFDGCQQLLRSFEQVEEQVRRAIGQTKNRVRIAAIYSVGLAQMHDYVEQFQHLYPEVMITLDYLHPDEVYQRVSENQADLGLVSFPKEDKDLTSILWQEQPMVLVVYPGHRLADQVSCEVGDIENEPFVAFTSELVVRQKMDRWLKKAGVHVQLIHEFDNIENIKRAVEAEAGIAILPLPTVSREVQDQSLKIVRLEQVEWFRPIGIIQRKQKSVPDDVVSKFIEVLHENPANFSSAHRETTEGSASTGENSSSMDAFSFGPLIARE; this comes from the coding sequence ATGCACCTGCGTAATGCCGAACTGTTCTGTGATGTCGTCGTGCACGGCAGCTTTTCCAAAGCTGCTGAGGTTCGTCGTGTGTCCCAGTCGGCAGCCAGTCAGGCCGTGCATGCCTTAGAGAAGCGGCTGGGAGCGCAGCTGATCGATCGTTCGAAGCGTCCGTTTGAATTGACGCCCGCTGGTTCGATTTATTTTGATGGCTGCCAGCAGTTGCTGAGATCCTTCGAGCAGGTCGAGGAACAGGTTCGTCGCGCGATTGGTCAGACAAAGAACCGGGTGCGAATTGCCGCCATTTACTCGGTGGGTCTGGCCCAGATGCACGATTATGTTGAGCAGTTCCAGCACCTGTATCCGGAAGTGATGATCACCCTCGATTATCTGCATCCGGATGAAGTCTATCAGCGTGTCAGCGAGAACCAGGCCGATCTGGGACTGGTTTCTTTCCCCAAGGAAGACAAAGATCTCACCAGCATCCTCTGGCAGGAACAGCCAATGGTACTGGTGGTTTACCCCGGTCACCGGCTGGCAGATCAGGTCAGTTGTGAGGTAGGGGACATTGAAAATGAGCCCTTCGTGGCATTCACATCAGAATTAGTCGTTCGACAGAAAATGGATCGCTGGCTGAAAAAAGCCGGTGTGCACGTACAGCTGATCCATGAATTTGACAATATTGAGAACATCAAGCGTGCGGTGGAAGCGGAAGCGGGAATTGCGATCCTGCCTCTGCCGACCGTCAGCCGTGAAGTTCAGGATCAGTCATTAAAAATCGTACGCCTGGAACAGGTGGAATGGTTTCGTCCGATCGGAATCATTCAGAGAAAACAGAAGTCGGTACCCGATGACGTGGTATCGAAATTCATAGAAGTCCTGCATGAAAACCCCGCGAATTTCTCAAGCGCTCATCGAGAAACGACCGAGGGATCTGCATCAACGGGAGAGAATTCTTCCAGTATGGATGCATTTTCATTCGGTCCGTTAATAGCGCGAGAGTAA